The genome window CTGATCTGGGTTGGCAGTGTCGGCGTGTTGTTCATCGCCGCCAGCCTGATGCGCATGTTCATGAATGCCGCAGGTTTGACCACCCACTGAAACATCCCGTCCCGGCGCCTTCGGGTATGGATTTGCAACCCTCCTCACGGAGGGTTTTTTTATGCCGCAGATTTATTTGCGCGCCTTGAGGATGACGAATTTCGGCGTCGCCGCCACTTGCTCGACACCACGAAACAGGCGCGCCAGTTTGCTGTGATAGCCCAGATGTCGATTGCCGACGATGTACAGCGCACCACCAACCACCAGTGCCTCGCGCGCCTGCTGGAACATGCGCCAGGCGAGGAAATCGCCGACCACCTGCTGCTGATGAAACGGCGGGTTGCACAGCACCACGTCCAGCGACTGCGGCGCCTGCCCGGCCAGACCATCGCCAGCGCGCACGATGACTTCGCGATCGGCCAATGCCGCACGCCAGTTCTCGGCAGCCGATTGCACCGCCATGAATGATTCGTCGACCAGCGTGTAGTGCGCATCCGGGTTCTGCAAGGCGCTGGCGATTGCCAGCACGCCGTTGCCGCAACCCAGGTCGGCGACCCGTGCGCTGCCAAGGTTCTTCGGCAGATGCGGCAGAAACGCGCGAGTGCCGATGTCGAGGCCTTCCCGGCAGAACACGTTGGCGTGGTTAAGCAATTCGATCGCCGGTTCGTCGAGGCGATAACGAGTCGGGTAGGGCGACGTGGCGGGCGCTTTGCTTTCAGGCGTGGCGATCAGCAATCGCGCCTTTTTCACTGCCAGCGATGCTTGCACCGGACCGACGTAGCGCTCCAGCAGGTCGCCGGCAGCACGCGGCAGATGCTTGACCATGGCGGCGGCGATCACTTGCGCACCGGGCGCGAGTTGTCCTTGCAGGCGGATCAACTGCTCTTCCAATAGCGCCAGGGTTTTAGGGACGCGGATCAGCACCCGGTCAAACGGCCCGACCAAGGGCTCACTGGCCGGAATCGGACGAATCGCGTCGAACGCCTGGCCATTGCGCAGCAGATTCTTTTCCAGCCCGAGGAAACCCAGGAAGGAGTCGCCGCTGCTGCTGACCTCGACCTTGCCTAGCAGACTGATCGCCAAGGCACCAAAGCTGTCATTGAGCACCAGCACGCGGGTACTGCTCGCCAGTTGTTCGCTGGCGAGATGATTGAGCAGGTATTCGTCTGCCGCGTCGAATGCTTGCAGCGGTTCATTCTGCTGTTCGGGCTGGCGGATCAGGTCGAGTTCGGCGAAAGGTGTTTCGAGCAAAGGCATGGGACGGGGACTCAGGATATTCGGCAGATATCCGGTTGCCGGCAGGTAGTGCGACGGGATCCGACCGAGTGGACTGCGATGCAAGCGGTATGCGTCATCACTCGGAAAGGCCTGAATGGTACGTTTTTTTGCGCGTAAATACTTGCAGGATTACCGCGCGATAACGCTCAGCTGTCAGATGATGCCGGCACGAGCGGCGGCAATCACTGCGGAAATCTTGTTGCAGACGTTGAATTTTTCGATGACGTTTTGCACATGATAGTTAACGGTGCGTTCGCTCAGGCTGAGGATTCTCGAAATATCGTGAGCGGTCTTGCCCATGGCGGACAGTTTCATGATTTCCAGCTCCCGGGACGATAGCCTCGGCTTGCTGGGCTTGGCCGGTGTGGGAACGGTGCGCGCATACAATTCGCTGAAGTGTCGGTTGGCGAAGAACAGATAACCGTAATGCTCATACAGTTCGAGCGGGCTGATCGGGCAGTGGGTTCGAGCCAGACTGATGATGCTGCACAAACCGCTGGTTTCGTCATGAAAGGCTTGCGACCAGCCATGCTGCAGCCCATTCTGTTTCAACGCCTGCCACAACTCGGGCGCATCAGTGAAAACTCTTTCTTCCCAAACGATCGGCAATACTGAGTGATTGCAATGCGCTATT of Pseudomonas triticicola contains these proteins:
- a CDS encoding DUF2474 domain-containing protein, yielding MTGKHSLHDIEEAEKKPLWQRLGWLALIWVGSVGVLFIAASLMRMFMNAAGLTTH
- a CDS encoding methyltransferase, translating into MPLLETPFAELDLIRQPEQQNEPLQAFDAADEYLLNHLASEQLASSTRVLVLNDSFGALAISLLGKVEVSSSGDSFLGFLGLEKNLLRNGQAFDAIRPIPASEPLVGPFDRVLIRVPKTLALLEEQLIRLQGQLAPGAQVIAAAMVKHLPRAAGDLLERYVGPVQASLAVKKARLLIATPESKAPATSPYPTRYRLDEPAIELLNHANVFCREGLDIGTRAFLPHLPKNLGSARVADLGCGNGVLAIASALQNPDAHYTLVDESFMAVQSAAENWRAALADREVIVRAGDGLAGQAPQSLDVVLCNPPFHQQQVVGDFLAWRMFQQAREALVVGGALYIVGNRHLGYHSKLARLFRGVEQVAATPKFVILKARK
- a CDS encoding autoinducer binding domain-containing protein; amino-acid sequence: METWKESQLKQLTFAKGIEAAYPILLRFAENLGFNFCAIAVTSPNREVHLNALQINNYPKEWNIQYNKENYQNIDPVIAHCNHSVLPIVWEERVFTDAPELWQALKQNGLQHGWSQAFHDETSGLCSIISLARTHCPISPLELYEHYGYLFFANRHFSELYARTVPTPAKPSKPRLSSRELEIMKLSAMGKTAHDISRILSLSERTVNYHVQNVIEKFNVCNKISAVIAAARAGII